In the Ruminococcus sp. OA3 genome, one interval contains:
- the rpe gene encoding ribulose-phosphate 3-epimerase, whose protein sequence is MYQLSPSMLSADFNRLGEQLKLIEESGVRWLHIDVMDGDFVPSISFGMPVIASIRKESGLFFDVHLMVSDPVRYIDDFAKAGADMITVHAEACRHLEGCISDIHKAGCKAGVALNPATPLCQLEYVLHKLDMVLLMTVNPGFGGQSYIEKSTDKIKELKEMIKSRGLETDIQVDGGVNNKTIDKVLEAGANIIVAGSAVFGGDIRANIANFQDAFKRYE, encoded by the coding sequence ATGTATCAATTGTCACCATCTATGCTGTCGGCAGACTTTAACCGTCTGGGGGAACAGCTGAAATTGATTGAGGAGTCTGGAGTCAGGTGGCTGCATATCGATGTGATGGACGGAGATTTTGTCCCGAGCATCTCTTTTGGAATGCCTGTGATCGCATCAATCCGTAAAGAAAGCGGACTGTTTTTTGATGTACATCTTATGGTATCTGATCCGGTACGCTACATTGATGATTTCGCAAAAGCAGGTGCCGATATGATCACGGTACATGCAGAGGCGTGCAGACATCTGGAAGGATGTATCTCTGATATTCACAAGGCAGGCTGCAAAGCAGGCGTTGCGCTCAATCCGGCAACACCACTGTGCCAGCTGGAGTATGTGCTGCATAAACTGGACATGGTACTTCTGATGACGGTAAATCCAGGCTTCGGCGGACAGTCTTATATCGAAAAATCCACAGATAAGATCAAAGAGCTGAAAGAGATGATCAAATCACGCGGACTGGAAACTGATATTCAGGTTGACGGAGGAGTAAACAATAAAACCATCGACAAAGTGCTGGAGGCAGGTGCAAATATTATTGTCGCAGGTTCTGCAGTGTTCGGCGGAGATATCAGGGCAAATATTGCCAACTTTCAGGATGCATTTAAACGTTATGAATAG
- a CDS encoding thiamine diphosphokinase, with amino-acid sequence MNTLIISGGNINSDLALDFMEKQKPDYIIAADRGLLFAWKHKIIPDYIVGDFDSVPSDVLQEYRSLNRIPIREYNPVKDATDTQIALEKAISHGSSRIWLLGATGTRLDHTLGNIYSLKPALEAGIPAYILDEYNRISLVSGEIRLKREEQYGKYVSFLPLGEQAEGLTLEGFKYPLKDYTLKNDSGLGVSNEITADEAYVSMETGILIMIQSHD; translated from the coding sequence GTGAACACATTGATTATCAGCGGGGGCAATATCAATTCTGATCTTGCCCTTGATTTTATGGAAAAACAAAAACCGGATTACATTATAGCTGCGGACAGGGGACTTCTGTTTGCGTGGAAGCATAAAATCATTCCGGATTATATTGTAGGTGATTTTGACAGCGTTCCCTCTGATGTGCTCCAGGAATACCGCAGTCTTAACAGGATTCCAATAAGGGAGTACAATCCTGTAAAAGACGCAACGGATACCCAGATCGCACTGGAGAAGGCAATCTCGCACGGGAGCAGCCGGATATGGCTGCTTGGCGCTACCGGGACAAGGCTTGACCATACGCTGGGGAATATTTATTCCCTGAAACCTGCACTGGAGGCAGGGATACCGGCGTATATCCTGGATGAGTACAACCGGATTTCGCTTGTCAGCGGTGAGATTCGGCTGAAAAGAGAGGAACAGTACGGAAAATATGTTTCATTTCTGCCGCTGGGAGAACAGGCAGAAGGTCTTACACTCGAAGGGTTCAAATATCCTCTGAAGGATTACACACTGAAAAATGACAGCGGGCTGGGCGTGAGTAATGAGATCACGGCGGATGAGGCTTATGTTTCAATGGAAACAGGCATCCTTATCATGATCCAGTCACATGACTGA
- the mraZ gene encoding division/cell wall cluster transcriptional repressor MraZ → MFMGEYSHSIDTKGRLIIPAKFRELLGEEFVLTKGLDGCLSIYPMEEWKAFEEKLKALPLTNKNARTFSRFFVAGATVCELDKQGRILVPATLREFAGLEKDVVLTGNITRIEIWSKTKWMENSSYDDMDAIAEGMQDMGIVI, encoded by the coding sequence ATGTTCATGGGAGAGTACAGTCATTCAATTGACACGAAGGGGAGATTAATCATACCGGCAAAGTTTCGTGAGCTCCTGGGAGAGGAGTTCGTTTTGACGAAGGGTCTGGACGGATGTTTATCAATTTATCCCATGGAAGAATGGAAAGCCTTTGAAGAGAAGCTGAAAGCTTTACCACTTACGAACAAAAATGCAAGAACCTTTTCACGTTTCTTTGTTGCAGGGGCAACAGTCTGTGAACTGGACAAGCAGGGGAGGATTCTCGTGCCGGCTACGCTGCGGGAATTTGCTGGTCTGGAAAAAGACGTGGTACTTACTGGAAATATCACCAGAATTGAAATCTGGAGCAAAACCAAATGGATGGAAAACAGCAGTTATGATGATATGGATGCCATTGCAGAAGGGATGCAGGATATGGGTATCGTAATCTAA
- the lgt gene encoding prolipoprotein diacylglyceryl transferase yields MDTAINFPHLGIHLDNVGKMFQVFGIDIAYYGVIVVTGMMLGMLVVLREARRVGENTDYYWDMLIIGLVAGVVGARIYYVVFAWDIYKDNLLEIFNTRHGGLAIYGGIIGAAVAVFIYSRIKKMSFTRIVDCIAPGLLLGQIIGRWGNFFNREAFGGYTDSLLAMQLPVSAVRENEITQQMWAHVQTVGGVDMIQVHPTFLYEGIWNLCILILLLIYRKKKKFDGEVFLLYLIGYGLGRVWIEGLRTDQLLIPGVGLPVSQVLSGILVVAAAAAILWKRKKMKKTASTLDVVDENKE; encoded by the coding sequence ATGGATACAGCGATCAATTTTCCGCATCTGGGGATTCACCTGGACAATGTGGGTAAGATGTTTCAGGTTTTTGGGATAGACATTGCATACTACGGTGTCATCGTTGTGACGGGGATGATGCTCGGGATGCTTGTGGTTTTGAGAGAGGCCAGACGCGTCGGCGAGAATACAGATTATTATTGGGACATGCTGATCATCGGCCTTGTGGCCGGAGTGGTTGGAGCCAGAATCTATTATGTGGTATTTGCCTGGGATATTTATAAAGACAATCTGCTGGAAATTTTTAACACGAGGCATGGGGGCCTGGCCATTTACGGCGGGATCATCGGGGCTGCGGTTGCGGTTTTTATTTATTCCAGGATAAAAAAAATGTCTTTCACCAGAATCGTGGACTGCATAGCACCTGGACTTCTGCTGGGACAGATTATCGGCAGATGGGGGAATTTCTTCAACCGGGAGGCATTTGGCGGATATACCGACAGCCTGCTGGCAATGCAGCTTCCGGTATCTGCAGTGAGAGAAAATGAGATCACACAGCAGATGTGGGCGCATGTGCAGACGGTAGGAGGCGTGGATATGATTCAGGTTCATCCCACATTTCTGTATGAAGGAATCTGGAATCTGTGCATTTTAATTCTTTTGCTGATCTACCGAAAAAAGAAAAAGTTCGACGGAGAGGTTTTTCTGCTGTATCTCATTGGATACGGTCTGGGACGTGTGTGGATCGAAGGGCTGCGTACAGACCAGCTTCTGATTCCCGGAGTGGGGCTTCCGGTTTCCCAGGTTTTGTCCGGCATCCTGGTGGTGGCGGCTGCCGCTGCCATTTTATGGAAACGGAAAAAAATGAAAAAAACTGCTTCAACACTAGATGTTGTGGATGAAAATAAAGAGTAG
- the rsmH gene encoding 16S rRNA (cytosine(1402)-N(4))-methyltransferase RsmH: protein MEFKHKSVLLQETIDNLKVKPDGIYVDGTLGGAGHALEVCKLLSATGRFIGIDQDAAAIEAAAGRLRDYQHITTIIRSNYCNMVREIQNLGIQEVDGIVLDLGVSSYQLDTKERGFTYREDVPLDMRMDQRQDKTARDIVNGYSENDLYRMIRDYGEDKFAKNIAKHIAKARQEAPIDTTGELAEVVKRAIPMKIRAVGGHPAKRTFQAIRIELNQELDVLRDSLDGMIDLLSDGGRICIITFHSLEDRIVKTIFRRNENPCTCPSNFPVCVCGNVSKGRIITRRPILPKEEELEVNKRSKSAKLRVFERKKT from the coding sequence TTGGAGTTTAAGCATAAGTCAGTATTACTTCAGGAAACGATTGACAATCTAAAGGTAAAACCCGATGGGATTTATGTCGACGGTACACTGGGAGGTGCCGGACATGCCCTTGAGGTATGCAAATTGTTATCTGCCACGGGGAGGTTTATCGGTATAGACCAGGATGCAGCTGCAATAGAGGCTGCGGCCGGCCGTCTGAGGGACTATCAGCATATCACGACGATCATCCGCAGCAACTATTGCAACATGGTCCGGGAAATACAGAACCTTGGTATTCAGGAGGTCGATGGTATCGTACTGGATCTCGGTGTGTCTTCATACCAGCTGGATACGAAAGAAAGAGGGTTCACATATCGGGAGGATGTACCGCTTGATATGCGTATGGACCAGCGTCAGGATAAGACGGCCAGAGACATCGTGAATGGCTACAGTGAAAATGATCTGTACCGGATGATTCGCGATTACGGCGAAGACAAATTTGCAAAAAATATTGCCAAGCATATTGCAAAAGCGAGGCAGGAAGCACCGATTGATACGACAGGGGAACTGGCGGAAGTGGTGAAGAGGGCCATTCCGATGAAGATACGGGCAGTCGGGGGACATCCTGCGAAACGGACCTTTCAGGCAATCCGTATCGAGCTGAATCAGGAGCTCGATGTGTTGAGAGATTCCCTGGATGGCATGATCGATCTTTTGAGCGATGGAGGGCGAATCTGCATTATTACGTTTCACTCACTGGAAGACCGGATTGTAAAGACGATTTTCAGAAGAAATGAAAATCCCTGTACGTGTCCGAGCAATTTTCCGGTTTGTGTCTGCGGTAATGTATCGAAGGGGAGGATTATTACGCGCAGGCCCATATTGCCGAAAGAAGAGGAACTGGAAGTCAACAAACGTTCGAAAAGCGCAAAGCTTCGTGTGTTTGAAAGAAAGAAAACCTGA
- the rsgA gene encoding ribosome small subunit-dependent GTPase A: MHGRIMKGIAGFYYVTVAGAGVYECKPKGIFRKEKIKPLVGDEVEIEVLEESEKTGTIVEIHPRKNELIRPAAANIDQAMVIFAIENPRPSFSLMDRFLIMMERQGIRTTICFNKKEMAKEEELRLLCETYASCGYQVLLTSARLEEGIEEIRELLQGKTTVIAGPSGVGKSSITNLLQKEVCMETGEISRKLKRGRHTTRHAQLIQVDTDTYLMDTPGFSALTVEDMEKEDLKDYFMEFQPYEGTCRFQGCVHISEPDCAVRRAVDEKKISSIRYADYRELFEELKEKEKRRY; the protein is encoded by the coding sequence ATGCATGGAAGGATAATGAAAGGAATTGCCGGCTTCTACTACGTTACAGTAGCAGGAGCCGGGGTTTATGAGTGTAAGCCGAAGGGTATATTCAGAAAAGAAAAAATCAAACCGCTCGTAGGGGATGAGGTCGAGATCGAAGTGCTGGAGGAATCTGAAAAGACCGGCACCATCGTTGAAATACATCCGCGAAAAAACGAACTGATTCGTCCGGCGGCTGCAAACATTGACCAGGCCATGGTGATTTTCGCGATCGAGAACCCAAGGCCCAGTTTTTCTTTGATGGACCGTTTTCTGATTATGATGGAACGCCAGGGGATCAGGACGACCATCTGTTTTAATAAAAAAGAGATGGCAAAAGAAGAGGAACTTCGTCTGCTCTGTGAAACATATGCGTCCTGTGGATATCAGGTGCTTCTTACGAGTGCACGCCTTGAGGAAGGTATTGAGGAGATAAGGGAATTGCTCCAGGGGAAGACAACAGTCATTGCCGGGCCTTCGGGGGTGGGAAAATCTTCGATTACCAATCTTCTTCAGAAGGAAGTGTGTATGGAAACGGGAGAGATCAGCCGCAAATTAAAACGCGGACGCCATACGACCCGCCATGCGCAGTTGATTCAGGTTGACACAGACACGTATCTGATGGACACGCCGGGATTCAGTGCGCTGACAGTGGAAGATATGGAAAAAGAAGACTTAAAAGATTATTTCATGGAATTTCAACCATATGAGGGGACCTGCAGATTTCAGGGCTGTGTGCATATCTCTGAACCGGATTGTGCGGTCCGCCGCGCAGTTGATGAGAAAAAGATCAGTTCTATACGTTACGCGGATTACAGGGAACTGTTTGAGGAATTGAAGGAAAAGGAAAAGAGGAGGTATTAA
- the ychF gene encoding redox-regulated ATPase YchF, whose amino-acid sequence MKLGIVGLPNVGKSTLFNSLTKAGAESANYPFCTIDPNVGIVPVPDERLKMLGDFYQSKKVTPAVIEFVDIAGLVKGASKGEGLGNQFLANIREVDAIVHVVRCFEDSNVVHVDGTIDPLRDIETIELELVFSDLEILERRAAKTAKTARNDKSAAKELVTIEKLKTHLEAGKPVKTLETVDDDEQALINSYNLLTQKPVIFAANVAEDDLADDGASNQYVQKVREFAAEEGSEVFVICAQIEQEIAELEEEEKKMFLEDLGLNESGLEKLIRASYRLLGLLSYLTSGEDETRAWTIKNGTKAPQAAGKIHTDFERGFIKAEVVNYQDLLDCGSYAGAREKGLVRMEGKEYVVKDGDVILFRFNV is encoded by the coding sequence ATGAAATTAGGAATTGTCGGACTTCCCAATGTGGGGAAAAGTACACTGTTTAATTCACTGACAAAGGCTGGTGCGGAATCTGCGAACTATCCATTCTGCACAATAGACCCAAACGTGGGAATCGTTCCGGTTCCGGACGAGAGACTGAAGATGCTTGGAGATTTTTACCAGTCTAAAAAGGTAACGCCGGCAGTCATAGAGTTTGTGGACATCGCCGGACTTGTAAAAGGGGCATCTAAGGGGGAAGGACTCGGCAACCAGTTCCTGGCCAACATCCGGGAAGTGGATGCGATTGTACATGTTGTACGCTGCTTCGAGGATTCCAATGTTGTTCATGTGGACGGAACCATTGATCCGCTGAGGGATATCGAAACGATAGAACTTGAGCTCGTTTTCTCTGATCTGGAAATACTGGAACGCCGTGCGGCGAAGACAGCAAAGACGGCCAGAAATGATAAGAGTGCGGCAAAGGAACTGGTGACGATAGAAAAACTGAAAACACATCTGGAAGCCGGCAAACCGGTCAAGACACTGGAAACTGTGGACGATGATGAGCAGGCGCTGATCAATTCCTATAACCTGCTTACCCAGAAGCCAGTGATCTTTGCAGCGAATGTTGCGGAGGATGATCTGGCAGATGACGGTGCATCCAATCAGTATGTGCAGAAGGTGCGGGAATTTGCGGCGGAAGAAGGCAGTGAGGTATTTGTGATCTGCGCACAGATAGAGCAGGAGATCGCAGAACTTGAGGAAGAGGAAAAGAAAATGTTTCTCGAGGATCTGGGATTAAATGAATCCGGTCTGGAGAAACTGATCAGGGCAAGCTACCGCCTTCTGGGACTGCTCAGTTATCTCACATCCGGTGAGGATGAAACCCGTGCCTGGACGATCAAAAACGGAACAAAAGCGCCGCAGGCAGCAGGAAAGATTCACACAGATTTTGAACGTGGGTTTATCAAGGCAGAGGTTGTCAACTATCAGGATCTTCTGGACTGCGGGTCATACGCAGGGGCCAGAGAAAAGGGACTGGTACGTATGGAAGGTAAAGAATACGTGGTAAAAGACGGAGATGTGATTTTATTTCGGTTTAATGTGTAA
- a CDS encoding penicillin-binding transpeptidase domain-containing protein, giving the protein MARRPRKTKKTRRVYKAFTERKLNSNMRKKLVWSFGAVILALVGLSIRITYINATSGERYKKQVLTQSQQQYDSRVIPFKRGDILDKNGTILATSEKVYNVILDCKVVNSNEKYLEPTIKALVEVLGLDEEMVRAKLTGEETKSSQYQILKKELSITDKKNFEDYCDTEEKEMSKDELAERQNVKGVWFEEDYLRTYPMNSLACDVIGFTYSGNTADWGIEGYYSSTLNGVNGRQYGYFNSDADVEQTIIEPQSGNSVVTTIDVNIQETVEKYIKDLMDGLANGPNGAKGAKNVGVVVADPNTGEILAMGSSDPYNLNDPRDLTPFYTQEEIDKMSNETMLDNLNGIWKNYCISDAYEPGSTVKPMSVAAALESGDIAYDDTFYCGGYEVVAGETIKCSVYPGAHETQTLSEVMKNSCNSALMQMAEKMGVEDFIRYQNVFNFGSKTGIDLPGEASGITHTTDTMGQTELATSSFGQGYTCTMIQETAAICSVINGGNYYQPHIVSKVLNSDGAVIKNVEPVLMKQTVSEEVSAHIREYMGAVVASDGTGKYAKVDGYSMGGKTGTAQKIPRGNGKYLISYVGFAPLDDPQVVIYVVVDEPNVEIQSISTYAQYLAHNIMADILPYMNIFPDEGTDGESGDDGITLEEIFDMEGEDRTSEGVSDTSVPEPLEDDEEVEGGNTQTDDGVTNEEAGLEN; this is encoded by the coding sequence GTGGCTAGAAGACCAAGAAAAACAAAAAAAACGAGGCGCGTATACAAAGCGTTTACAGAACGAAAATTAAATAGCAATATGAGGAAAAAGCTGGTATGGTCATTTGGAGCGGTCATACTGGCTTTAGTAGGTTTATCGATCAGAATCACATATATTAATGCTACAAGCGGCGAACGTTACAAAAAACAGGTGCTTACGCAGTCTCAGCAGCAGTACGACAGCCGTGTGATTCCGTTTAAGCGGGGAGATATACTGGACAAAAACGGCACGATTCTGGCGACAAGCGAAAAGGTATACAATGTGATCCTGGACTGCAAAGTTGTTAACTCCAATGAAAAATATCTGGAGCCAACAATCAAGGCGCTTGTGGAAGTACTGGGACTCGACGAGGAGATGGTTCGTGCCAAACTGACCGGTGAAGAGACAAAATCCAGCCAATACCAGATTCTGAAAAAAGAACTTTCCATCACAGACAAGAAAAATTTTGAAGATTACTGTGATACCGAAGAAAAGGAAATGTCCAAGGATGAGCTTGCCGAACGTCAGAACGTTAAAGGTGTCTGGTTTGAAGAAGACTATCTGCGCACGTACCCGATGAATTCGCTTGCATGTGACGTGATCGGGTTTACCTATTCGGGAAATACGGCTGACTGGGGAATCGAGGGATACTATTCCAGTACGCTCAATGGAGTAAACGGCAGGCAGTACGGTTACTTTAATTCGGATGCTGATGTTGAGCAGACGATTATTGAGCCGCAGAGTGGAAACAGTGTAGTTACAACGATTGATGTCAATATTCAGGAAACTGTGGAAAAATATATCAAGGATCTGATGGATGGCCTCGCAAATGGTCCTAATGGTGCGAAAGGTGCGAAGAACGTGGGGGTTGTGGTAGCCGATCCCAATACAGGAGAAATTCTGGCAATGGGAAGCTCGGATCCCTACAATCTTAACGACCCGCGGGATCTGACGCCATTTTATACTCAGGAAGAGATTGATAAAATGTCAAATGAGACCATGCTGGATAATCTGAATGGCATCTGGAAAAACTACTGTATCAGCGATGCTTATGAACCAGGTTCAACAGTGAAACCTATGTCTGTGGCAGCGGCTCTTGAGAGCGGAGATATCGCCTATGATGATACTTTTTACTGCGGCGGATATGAGGTGGTGGCCGGTGAGACGATCAAATGTTCCGTTTATCCCGGGGCTCATGAGACACAGACACTGTCCGAGGTAATGAAAAATTCCTGCAATTCCGCACTGATGCAGATGGCAGAGAAGATGGGTGTGGAAGATTTTATCCGTTATCAGAACGTATTTAATTTTGGATCCAAGACAGGCATCGATCTGCCGGGCGAGGCATCCGGTATTACTCACACTACGGATACGATGGGGCAGACAGAACTTGCCACATCATCTTTTGGCCAGGGATATACCTGTACAATGATTCAGGAGACGGCAGCGATCTGTTCCGTGATCAACGGGGGGAATTATTATCAGCCGCATATTGTGAGCAAGGTCCTCAACAGCGATGGTGCAGTCATAAAAAACGTAGAACCTGTACTTATGAAACAGACCGTGTCTGAAGAAGTATCAGCCCATATCAGAGAATACATGGGAGCAGTTGTCGCGTCGGACGGTACCGGGAAATATGCCAAGGTGGATGGATACAGCATGGGCGGGAAGACCGGTACGGCTCAGAAGATACCGAGGGGAAATGGTAAATATCTGATATCGTATGTCGGCTTTGCACCGCTTGATGATCCCCAGGTAGTCATATACGTAGTTGTGGATGAGCCGAATGTAGAGATTCAGTCAATCAGTACCTATGCACAGTATCTCGCTCACAATATCATGGCGGATATTCTGCCCTATATGAATATATTCCCGGATGAAGGAACGGACGGGGAATCGGGAGACGATGGGATCACACTTGAAGAGATTTTTGATATGGAGGGTGAAGACCGCACTTCGGAGGGGGTGTCCGACACTTCTGTTCCTGAGCCTCTTGAGGATGATGAAGAAGTGGAAGGCGGAAATACACAGACGGACGACGGAGTCACAAATGAGGAGGCCGGGCTGGAAAATTAA
- a CDS encoding iron ABC transporter permease, with the protein MKTYENHSRRVLLLGIFAAAAVIVFLLNIALGSVSISMSEILGIFTGSPDVAETNRAIVQNIRLPRTLATVIGGAALAAAGVLLQVFFNNPIVEPYVLGISSGSTLFVGLVTLGGFSFGMKSIPPMGMVAGAFIGAMAVMLCVIAASRKVKSISTLLIIGLMAGFVCSAVTSMLSALADKEKVTGFYRWSLGSFAGITWEQVAVLYAVGIPFLAAALFMSKSLNSMMLGERYAKSMGVGIQRFRIMIVLISSVLTALVTAFAGPISFVGLAVPHIVRMLLKTSDNRIVLPAVCVCGALMTGICDLGTRLLLSPIELPLSALTSIIGAPLVVFLLIRQKGQEL; encoded by the coding sequence TTGAAAACTTATGAGAATCATTCGCGCAGAGTACTGTTGCTGGGAATCTTTGCAGCCGCGGCGGTGATTGTCTTTCTATTGAATATAGCGCTCGGGTCCGTATCGATATCCATGAGTGAAATCCTGGGGATTTTCACGGGAAGCCCGGATGTGGCGGAGACAAACCGCGCGATTGTACAGAATATAAGGCTCCCGAGAACACTCGCTACAGTCATAGGGGGAGCCGCTCTTGCTGCCGCCGGCGTACTGCTGCAGGTATTTTTTAATAATCCGATCGTCGAACCGTATGTACTCGGCATCTCATCGGGTTCCACGCTGTTTGTCGGACTTGTGACACTTGGAGGATTCAGTTTCGGGATGAAAAGCATACCTCCGATGGGAATGGTTGCGGGTGCATTTATCGGTGCGATGGCAGTTATGCTCTGTGTGATCGCAGCTTCCAGAAAAGTGAAAAGTATATCGACACTGCTGATCATCGGGCTGATGGCAGGATTTGTCTGCAGCGCTGTGACCAGCATGCTTTCTGCGCTGGCAGATAAAGAAAAGGTGACAGGCTTCTACCGTTGGTCTCTTGGGAGTTTTGCCGGAATCACCTGGGAGCAGGTAGCCGTACTCTATGCAGTCGGGATTCCGTTTCTGGCGGCGGCTCTTTTCATGAGCAAATCGCTGAACAGCATGATGCTGGGCGAGCGCTATGCAAAATCGATGGGTGTGGGTATTCAGCGTTTTCGCATTATGATCGTGCTCATTTCCAGTGTCCTTACGGCACTTGTGACAGCGTTTGCAGGACCGATATCCTTTGTCGGACTTGCAGTCCCGCATATTGTACGCATGCTCCTTAAGACTTCCGATAACAGGATTGTGCTGCCGGCTGTCTGTGTCTGCGGAGCGCTGATGACCGGCATCTGCGATCTTGGTACAAGACTGCTGCTCAGCCCGATCGAACTCCCGTTGAGCGCGCTGACCTCGATCATTGGAGCGCCGCTGGTGGTATTCCTTCTGATCCGCCAGAAGGGTCAGGAATTATAG